The Eggerthella guodeyinii sequence TGGGCGATCTGGCTCGACGTCTCGGTCATGCCGTAGCTCGCGTACACGCGCGCGCCCGCGCGGCGGGCGCGGTCGAGCGTTTGCGGGTTGAGCGCGCCGCCTCCCAGCAGGATGCAGGAGTAGCGCGCAAGCGTTTCGGGCTTCTCGGCGGCCAGCATGTCTTGCAGCATCTTGTCGACCACCGACACATGCGTGGCACCCTTCTTCGCCGCATCGGACAGCAGGCGCGGCGCGTCGAAGCGGCGGTACAGCACGAAGGGGCAGCAGTTCAGCACGCTGCGCACGATGACCTGGAAGCCGCCGATGTGGTAGAGCGGCAGCACCGCCTGCCACAGGCCCTCGCCATGGCGGTTGAGCGCCGCGTTGGACGCCTCGGATGCGAAGCAGATGTTCCCCCACGTCAGCGACACGGCCTTCGCGCGACCGGTGGTGCCCGACGTGAACATGACCACCGCGCGGGCGTCGAAATCGAACACATGGGAAGCATGCTCGGCGAAGTGGATGACGCTCTCCACCGCATCCTGCTGCGCCATCTCGCTGCGGCGGCGCAGCGATGCGCGGCTCGAGCTGGCGCGGCCGAGCGCCTTCGTCGTGCGGGCCTCGGCAGAGGCCGCGTTGACGCGGGCGGCGAAGCTGGGGCGCACGCCGCGCCCCGTCGCGCGATTGGAACCGGGGCCGGCGGCGGCCCCCTCGCCCGCCAGCAGCGCCTGCGCGCCGTCCACCAGGCGCGACACGTTCATCTCGTCGATGCGCAGCGACGCCAGCGACACGTCGGGCTTGCGCTCGATGTCGAGGAGGCGGCTGTGCTTCTCGGCGTCGGTCAGGCGGTTGTTGAGCGTGACCAGGGCGAAGCCGCCGTATGCGGCGGCCAGCATGAGCAGCACGTACGCCGGGCAATTCGGCAGATCGACGGCGACGCAGTCGCCCGGCCGCACGCCGCGATCGAGCAGGAGCCGGGAAAGCGCAGCGGACAACATGCGCGCCTCGCGGTACGAGTACGCCGTTTCGGTGCCTGCCTCGTCAACGTACGTGAAGCACGTGCGCTGCGGACATTGCCGCGTCATGCTTTCGAACGCACCGATCATCGCTGCCGGATTCCTGCCTTTCGGTCGAGCCCTCGCTAACCTTCGATCCTAGGGAAACTTGGGGAACTGGGTGAAGTCGGGGGCGCGCTTCTCCTTGAACGCGTCGCGGCCCTCTTTCGCCTCGTCGGTGGTGTAGTACAGCAACGTCGCGTCGCCGGCGAGCTGCTGGATGCCGGCCAGGCCGTCCGTCGCCGCGTTGAACGACGCCTTCATGAAGCGCAGCGCCGTGGGGCTGAACTGCAGCATCTCCTGCGCCCACGCGACGCATTCCGCCTCCAGCTCCTCGAACGGCACCACCTTGTTCACGAGGCCCATCTCAAGCGCCTCGGCCGCCGAGTACTGGCGGCAGAGGTACCAGATCTCGCGCGCCTTCTTCTGGCCGACGATATCGGCCAGGTAGCCCGCGCCGTACCCCGCGTCGAAGCTGCCCACCTTCGGGCCCGTCTGTCCGAACTTGGCCGTCTCGGCCGCGATGGAGAGGTCGCACAGGATGTGCAGCACGTGGCCGCCGCCGATGGCGTAGCCGTTCACCATGGCGATGACGGGCTTGGGCACCACGCGGATGAGGCGCTGCAGGTCCAGCACGTTGAGGCGCGGGATGTTGTCCTCGCCCACGTAGCCGCCGTTGCCGCGGATCTTCTGGTCGCCGCCCGAGCAGAACGCCTCGTCCTCGTGACGGCCGCCGTGGTTGACGCCGGTGAGGATGATGACGCCGATGCTGGCATCGTCGCGCGCCTCGCTGAAGGCGTCGTACAGCTCGTTGACGGTGAGCGGGGTGAACGCATTGCGTCGCTCGGGGCGATTGATGCTGATCTTGGCGATACCGCCTGCTGTTTCGTAGATGATCTCGCGGTATGCCTTGCCCGCCTGCCACGCGATGTCGCCCATGGCCGTCCTTTCGTCGCGCGCCCGACGAAGCGAGTGCGCCGTGTATAGAAGGGGGTCTCCAACTAGATGCTTCTATAGTACCGCGTATCGCGTGTTTTCGCACCTCATAGCAAAATTTCTCCGAAAAGTGAGGGGAACTTTCGCCAAAGGTTGAATCAGGCGCTACCCCGTGTTCTGCAAGCCGGCGGAAACCCCGGTCACCGTGGCCAGGATGAGCGCCAGGTACTCGGCCTTGGCCTCGTTCGACAGCTCTTCCTGCTGGCCGCGGATCACGCGCAGCGCGCGCACCTGCGCAAGCGACAGGACGTCCACGTAGGGGTTGCGCACGCGGATGGCGCAGCCCAGCACGCGACGGTGCTCGAGCGGCCACTCGTCGCCCACGATGGCCAGCGCCCACGAGCGCGTCAGCTGCATCTCGTCGAACACCGCCTGGGCCAGATCGTCGCGATCGCCCAGCGCCAGGTACATCTTCGCGATGCGCCCGTCGGTCTTGGCGATGGACATCTCCACGTTGTCGACGAACGTGCGGAACAAGGGCCACTCGCGATACGCGCGCTGCAAAAGCTCCAGGTCGCCCAGCTGCTCGCACGCGGCGCCCAGGCCGTACCACGCGGCCAGGTTGATGCGCGCCTGCGACCACGAGAACACCCACGGGATGGTGCGCAGGTCGTCGAGCGACTGGGCGCCCAGGCCGCGCTTGGCGGGACGGCTGCCGATGGGCAGCAAGCCCACCTCGGCCAGCGGGGTGACGGTGGAGAACCACGGCGCGAAACCGTCCGTGTGCAGCAGGTCCAGGTAGCGCTGATGTGCGGCCTCGTTCAGGCGCGCGGCCGCGTCGGCGAAGCGCGCGGTGGCCTCGGTGTTGACGCGCTCCACCGACGGCGCGGAGCTCATGAGCGTCGCCGCCGCCACGCTTTCGATGTGGCGCAGCGCAAGCGAGCGGTTGCCGTAGCGCGCGAAGATGACCTCGCCCTGTTCGGTCACCTTGAACCGGCAGTTCACCGACCCCTTCGGCTGCGCGAGCACCGCGCGGTTGGCCGGGCCGCCCCCGCGACCCACCGCGCCGCCGCGACCGTGCATGAGCACGACGTCGATGCCGCGTTCCTCGGCCCAGCGCGCGATGCGCTCCTGCGCGGAGTGCAGCGCGAGCGTGGCCGTGACCGGGCCCGCGTCCTTCGAGGAATCCGAGTAGCCCAGCATGACCTCCATCCGCCGCCCCGTCTGCGCCAGCCGGCGCTGCACGGGCGGCAGCTGCAGCATCTCGTCCAGCACGGCGACGCAGTTTTCCAGGTCCTCCAACTGCTCGAACAGGGGGATCACGTCTAGCTCGGGCACGTCCTGCGCGTGGGAGAACGCGAGCTCGGCCAGCTCGTACACGTCAGCCATGTGGCGGGCGCTCTTGGTGAAGGACACGATGTAGCGCCGTGCCATCTTCTGGCCGTAGCGCTTCTGGATGGCGCCGATGGCGCGGAACGTGTCGAGCACCTCGCGCGTCATGGGGTCGAGCTTGCCGCGCACACCGTGGGCGCGGATGTCGTCCAACGCGCGCTCGTGCACGAGCGAATGCTGGCGAAACTCCATCTCCACCAGGTGGAACCCGAACGTCTCCACCTGCCAGATGAGCGTTTGCACGGGGCCGTACGCGGCGCGCGCGGCGCCGGCGCGCGCGAGCGAGTCCTGCACCGTGCGCAGGTCGGCCAGCAGGTCCTCGGGCGTGAGGTACATGATGTCGGCGTTGCGCGCCACGGTGCCCTCGAGGCGCGCGGCCATCACCAGCATGACGGCGCGATGCGGCTCGAAGCCCAGGTCGTCGGCCACGCGTCCCGTCAGCGTCTCGCTCACCTCGACGAGCTGGCTCCACAGGTTCATGAGCTCGTCCGATGGCGCGGTGTGCCGCGACTCCAGGGTGAGGTTGCGCCCGATGCTGCGGCACTTCTCGGCCAGCTTCGACACCACGTGCGCGAAGTACTTCGCCGCCACCCGGCGCGACACCTTCGCGGTGACGTTCGGGTTGCCGTCGCGATCCGACCCGATCCAACTGCCCGGGCGGAAGAACGCCGGACACACGGGCGGCACGCTGCCGGCGGCCTCGCCCAGCACCCAGTCGTCGAAGCGGCGGTACACCTGCGGCACCGTGTCGAACAGCGTGCTGTCGAAGATGTCGATGATGGTATCGGCCTCTTCGAGGGGCGTCGGCTTCTTCAGCTCGGTGGGCGAGGTGCGCACGAGCGCGTCGATCTCCTGCAGCATGTGGCGCTCGTTCTCCAGGAGGGCCGACCCGCCCAGGCGGGGATGCTCGTCCAGCAACGCGGCGATGCGGCGGATCTTGCCCTCGACCGCCTTGCGGCGCGCCTCCGTGGGATGCGCGGTGAACACGGGATGGAATTCCAGACGGCCCAGCAGCTCGGCCGTGCGCTCGGGGCCGACCTCGTCCAACAGGCGGCCGTACGCCACCACCAGCTCGTTGGACGTGTCCACCGCCGACTCTATCGACACGTTGCGTTCCAGCTCGCGCAGCGTTTCCACACGGTAGTTCTCCTCGGACAGGTTCGCCAGGTGGAAGAACGACGTGAACGCGCGCACCACCACCTGCGCCTGATCCACCGGCAGCGCGTCGATGAGCTCGACGGCCTCGCGGAACGCCCGCGCGCCGTCGGTGTCCGCCGTGGGGATGCCCTGGGCGTCCGTGGGCTCGTCCGCCGCGACGGTGCCCGGGTTGCCTTCGTTCGCCCTGATCACACTGTTGAACAAGCGGTCGAAGAGGGCGCAGATGGCGGGGTCGTACTCCTTGAGCACCTTGCGCTCCATGCGGAGGAACAGGATGAGGTTGTCGCGCAGGCTCTCGGGGATCTCGATCTCCGTGTACGACTTGATCGCCTCGGCGGTGTCCGACGCGCCCAGATGACGGTCGAGGGAAAGGGTTGTTCCACCTTCGAGATCGGCCATGGTGCCTCCTGTTCCTTGTGCGCCTCGCGCGCTTCCGCGCGCCCGCGCTTGCTCATCGGGTCATTATACCCGTTCGGCAGAGAGGAACGATGCCGCTTCGTTCACGAACGCCGCGGGCGCCTCGAGGTGCGCGTTGTGGCCCGCGCCGGGCACGATGCGCACGGTCGCGCCCGCCACCTCGGCCGCCTGCGCCGCGAGGGCGCGGTACTTCGCATCGCGCTCGCCCGCCAGGTAGAGCAGCGGCGTGCCGCTGGCGCGCAGGCTCCCCAGCGTTGCGAGCGTCGTCGCGCGGGCGGGCATGACGTGCTGGCCGGCGTGCTCGAACGTGCGCGCGAGGGCCTCGGCGTCGTTCGCCAAGCGCCCGGCGCGCAGGCGGGCGCGCGCATTGGAGGGCAGGTCACGCTGGCTGGCGAACAGGGGCAGCTGCTCCCAGAAGTCCATGAACGCTTCGAGGCCGTCGGCGCGCAGGCGGGCGGCGCAGGCCGCGTCGCGCTCGGCGGCGGCGTCGCGCTCGGCCTGCGTGGCGGGGCCGAAACCGGCCGCTTCCAGGATGACCGCGGAGAACGCGTGCGGGTCGCGGGCCAGCGCGGCGAGCGTCACGCGGCCGCCCATCGAGTAGCCGAGGATCGCGGGGCGTGTGTTGGCCTCAGCTGCGAGCGCGTGGGCGAGGGCGAGCAGCGCGTCGGCCTGCGCGTCCAGCGCGTAGGCGCGCGGGTCGGCGGGGCGCTCGCTTGCGCCGTGGCCCGCCAGGTCGAGCGCGTACACCGGGCGGCCGGCATCCGCGAATGCGCGCGCCACGGCGTCCCACGACGCCGCACTCTGCGCGAACCCGTGCAGCAAGACGAGGGGGGCAGGCACGACGCGCGGGGCGACGGGCGCGACGCAGGGCGCGTCGGGCGCGGGGGGCGTGGCGCGGCCCGCGGCGGGCGCGGGCGCCCAGACGCGGTAGGCGTACACGGTTCCGCCGCACGAGAACCGGCGCGTGTCGACCGCGCGCATCACCGACTCCTCGCCGCGCAACGACGCAAGCGAGAGCGCTCGGTCGCAAACCCAGGATCTGGCACAAATTGACGGTTTGGGCAGACATTCGACCTCAAATTCGCCGAAACGAGGCGAAGGCGCAGACATATGCCCAGGTCGCACATTTCCGCGTTCGGATTCTTTCGCCCAAACCGTGATTTTGTGCCAGATTCAGCCGTCGGAACCTCCGAAAGCCGGCGCAACCGCGCAGCGCGCATCTCTTCCTCGCCGCCTACGACCAGTACGGGGCGTAGCGCTCGGGGAGGCCCTCGAGAGGCACGCGCACCTCGACGAGCGAGATGCCCGGCACGCCGAGCGCTTCGCCGTAGGCCGCGTCGAACGCATCCACGTTCTCCACCAGGCGATACGGCACGCCGAATGCCTGCGCGGCCGCCCCGAACTCCACGTCTTGCGGCGTGAGGAACAGCCGCTCGAAGTACGGGTCGTCCGAGCGCTGCGGAAGCATGTCGAAGATGCCGCCGCCGTTGTTGTTCAGCAGCACGATCACGATGCTGCACGGCGGCGCGCCCAGCGCGACCTGCACGCGCAGCTCGCGCTGCAGCGCGAGGGCGTTCAGGTCGTGCAGCAGCGTCAAGTCGCCCGTGAGCAGGGTCGTCTGCTCGAATCGCTGCGCCGCGCCGAGCGCCGTCGACACGGTTCCGTCGATACCGTTCAGCCCGCGGTTGCACAACACCGTCAGCCGCTTGTCGCCCTTCGGGTAGAACGTGTCGAGGGCGCGCACGCTCATCGAGTTGGCCGCGAACAGGCACGATCCCTCGGGGGCGCGCTCCACCACGCGGCGCACGAACGCTCCCTCGAAACCGCACTCCACCGCGCCGACCGCCTCGATGCGCCGGCCCGCCTCGGCGTTCGCGCCCAACCAGGCCGTTGCGAACGCATGCTGCCGGTCGCTCATGATGCTTTCGCGCGCGAGCCCGCGCATCGCCGAGAGCAGCGTCTGCGACAAGTCGAGCGGCGTGCAGCGTAGATGTAGGTCGGTCGCGCAGTTGAAATCGCGCGTCTCCAGCGGGTCCACCACGATGTTAACGGCGTCTGCGGACGCGAGGAACGTCGTGGCGCGCTTCGACACCGGGTAGCGTCCGAAGCGGATGACCACCTCGGGCGTCAGCGCCTCGGTCGGCGCGGCCAGCACGGTGTCGTAGTGGTCGACGACGAGCGCGTCCGACGTGGTGCGCAGGCCCGACAGCGGATCGGCCAGCAGCGGGTACTCGAACGACTCGGCCCAGGCCAGCAGCGCGTTCGCCTCGCCCGCCGTCGCACACGACCCCTCGCCCGCCACCACGAGCACGCGCCGCCCGCGCAGCATATCGAGCATGCGCGCGGCATCGACGGGATCGAAGTACGTCGGCGGGTACGCCATCCGCAGGTCGGGCAACGCGTGCTGCATGCCGCGCCCGGCCTCGAACAAGCTCTCGACGTGCAAGTCTGGCTTGAGCGGCTCGTCGAACGGGAAGTTCAGATGCACGGGGCCGCCCAGGCAGGCGCCCGCGATGCGCGGCTCTCTCGCGGAGCCCGCAAGCTCCCCGCCTGCGGCGATGCACGCCTCGCGCGCCGCCTGGCGCGCGAACGCGAGGGTGGCCGCATCCGCGGCGGGCTCGGGCATGTGGCGAAACGCGCGCACATGCGCGCCGTATGCGTTCAGCTGGTCGCACGTTTGCGGCGCGCCCAGGCCTTGCAGCCGCGCCGGGCGGTCGCCCGTCAGCACGATGAGCGGCACGCGGGACGACTCGGCCTCCATCACGGCCGGGTAGTAGTTCGCCACCGCCGTGCCGGACGTGCAGATGACGGCCGCAGGATGCCCGCTCGCCTTCGCCAAGCCCAGCGCGAAGAACGCGGCACCGCGCTCGTCAACGTCCACGAACAGCCGCAGGCGCTCGGGAAAGCGGCGCGACAGCTCGTAGGCCACCATGGCAAGCGGCGTCGAGCGCGATCCGGGGCTCACCACCACGTCGCGCACGCCCCAACGCTCCAGCTCGTCGAAGAACGCGCCCAGGAACAGGGCGCTCGCCGTAGGATCGGCCCTCATCGCGCACCCCCGTCCGCAACCTCTTCGCCGTCGAACGCCGACAGCACGGTTTTCAGCTTCATGCCGCTCTCGTCGTACTCGTCGTCGGCCACGCTGCCGGCCACGATGCCGCAGCCCGCGTACACCCAGCCCACTTCGCCATCGAACACGCCCGTGCGCAGCGCCACCGAGAACTCGCCGTTGCCCGCGCCGTCCACGTAGCCGCACGCGCCGGCGAAGAACCCGCGGTTGTACGACTCGATGCTCCTGATCAGCATCTGCGCCTCGCCCACCGGCGTGCCGGCCACGGCCGGCGTGGGATGCAGATCGTCCTTCATCGTCCACAGATCGACGCCCTCCAGCATGCGCGCGCTCGCGGGCGTGCACAGGTGCTGCACGTGCGTGAGCGGCAGGATGCCCGGCTCCTCGGGAACCTCCACGTCGTAGCACGTGCGGTGGAACACCTCGCGGATGAACCGCACCACGTAGTCGTGCTCGGCGCGGTTCTTCGCGTCGGCCATGAGCTCGTCGGCCAGCCGCGCGCGCTCATCCTCGCTGGAACCGGCGGGGCACGTGCCCGCCAGGCACATGCTCTCCACCTCGCTGCCGCGCTTGCGCACGAGCAGCTCGGGCGTGCAGCCGCAGAAGAACACGTCGGCGTAGCGGTACAGCAGCACGGTGCCGCGCGCGGGTCCGTC is a genomic window containing:
- the menB gene encoding 1,4-dihydroxy-2-naphthoyl-CoA synthase; this translates as MGDIAWQAGKAYREIIYETAGGIAKISINRPERRNAFTPLTVNELYDAFSEARDDASIGVIILTGVNHGGRHEDEAFCSGGDQKIRGNGGYVGEDNIPRLNVLDLQRLIRVVPKPVIAMVNGYAIGGGHVLHILCDLSIAAETAKFGQTGPKVGSFDAGYGAGYLADIVGQKKAREIWYLCRQYSAAEALEMGLVNKVVPFEELEAECVAWAQEMLQFSPTALRFMKASFNAATDGLAGIQQLAGDATLLYYTTDEAKEGRDAFKEKRAPDFTQFPKFP
- a CDS encoding phosphoenolpyruvate carboxylase — its product is MADLEGGTTLSLDRHLGASDTAEAIKSYTEIEIPESLRDNLILFLRMERKVLKEYDPAICALFDRLFNSVIRANEGNPGTVAADEPTDAQGIPTADTDGARAFREAVELIDALPVDQAQVVVRAFTSFFHLANLSEENYRVETLRELERNVSIESAVDTSNELVVAYGRLLDEVGPERTAELLGRLEFHPVFTAHPTEARRKAVEGKIRRIAALLDEHPRLGGSALLENERHMLQEIDALVRTSPTELKKPTPLEEADTIIDIFDSTLFDTVPQVYRRFDDWVLGEAAGSVPPVCPAFFRPGSWIGSDRDGNPNVTAKVSRRVAAKYFAHVVSKLAEKCRSIGRNLTLESRHTAPSDELMNLWSQLVEVSETLTGRVADDLGFEPHRAVMLVMAARLEGTVARNADIMYLTPEDLLADLRTVQDSLARAGAARAAYGPVQTLIWQVETFGFHLVEMEFRQHSLVHERALDDIRAHGVRGKLDPMTREVLDTFRAIGAIQKRYGQKMARRYIVSFTKSARHMADVYELAELAFSHAQDVPELDVIPLFEQLEDLENCVAVLDEMLQLPPVQRRLAQTGRRMEVMLGYSDSSKDAGPVTATLALHSAQERIARWAEERGIDVVLMHGRGGAVGRGGGPANRAVLAQPKGSVNCRFKVTEQGEVIFARYGNRSLALRHIESVAAATLMSSAPSVERVNTEATARFADAAARLNEAAHQRYLDLLHTDGFAPWFSTVTPLAEVGLLPIGSRPAKRGLGAQSLDDLRTIPWVFSWSQARINLAAWYGLGAACEQLGDLELLQRAYREWPLFRTFVDNVEMSIAKTDGRIAKMYLALGDRDDLAQAVFDEMQLTRSWALAIVGDEWPLEHRRVLGCAIRVRNPYVDVLSLAQVRALRVIRGQQEELSNEAKAEYLALILATVTGVSAGLQNTG
- a CDS encoding alpha/beta fold hydrolase, with the translated sequence MRAVDTRRFSCGGTVYAYRVWAPAPAAGRATPPAPDAPCVAPVAPRVVPAPLVLLHGFAQSAASWDAVARAFADAGRPVYALDLAGHGASERPADPRAYALDAQADALLALAHALAAEANTRPAILGYSMGGRVTLAALARDPHAFSAVILEAAGFGPATQAERDAAAERDAACAARLRADGLEAFMDFWEQLPLFASQRDLPSNARARLRAGRLANDAEALARTFEHAGQHVMPARATTLATLGSLRASGTPLLYLAGERDAKYRALAAQAAEVAGATVRIVPGAGHNAHLEAPAAFVNEAASFLSAERV
- the menD gene encoding 2-succinyl-5-enolpyruvyl-6-hydroxy-3-cyclohexene-1-carboxylic-acid synthase, with the protein product MRADPTASALFLGAFFDELERWGVRDVVVSPGSRSTPLAMVAYELSRRFPERLRLFVDVDERGAAFFALGLAKASGHPAAVICTSGTAVANYYPAVMEAESSRVPLIVLTGDRPARLQGLGAPQTCDQLNAYGAHVRAFRHMPEPAADAATLAFARQAAREACIAAGGELAGSAREPRIAGACLGGPVHLNFPFDEPLKPDLHVESLFEAGRGMQHALPDLRMAYPPTYFDPVDAARMLDMLRGRRVLVVAGEGSCATAGEANALLAWAESFEYPLLADPLSGLRTTSDALVVDHYDTVLAAPTEALTPEVVIRFGRYPVSKRATTFLASADAVNIVVDPLETRDFNCATDLHLRCTPLDLSQTLLSAMRGLARESIMSDRQHAFATAWLGANAEAGRRIEAVGAVECGFEGAFVRRVVERAPEGSCLFAANSMSVRALDTFYPKGDKRLTVLCNRGLNGIDGTVSTALGAAQRFEQTTLLTGDLTLLHDLNALALQRELRVQVALGAPPCSIVIVLLNNNGGGIFDMLPQRSDDPYFERLFLTPQDVEFGAAAQAFGVPYRLVENVDAFDAAYGEALGVPGISLVEVRVPLEGLPERYAPYWS
- a CDS encoding isochorismate synthase, with amino-acid sequence MTKIFSYTQPIEADIVDAYCVLQKGFTDQFVYYRKDRPVRFMGMGRCIALPTLDGVECELEGPADQQPVFFSFNRFDAENPAPSDELFEAFPRLKFMLPEVVLVEDERGAYLQVNSLSQVYPGRIERFARQALGAPRRSRRTIPFKLKPDPRPVWRANVERALDAIERGRISKVVLSRRQRLEAFEPFSSKDLLVNLIDGPARGTVLLYRYADVFFCGCTPELLVRKRGSEVESMCLAGTCPAGSSEDERARLADELMADAKNRAEHDYVVRFIREVFHRTCYDVEVPEEPGILPLTHVQHLCTPASARMLEGVDLWTMKDDLHPTPAVAGTPVGEAQMLIRSIESYNRGFFAGACGYVDGAGNGEFSVALRTGVFDGEVGWVYAGCGIVAGSVADDEYDESGMKLKTVLSAFDGEEVADGGAR